In Asterias rubens chromosome 17, eAstRub1.3, whole genome shotgun sequence, the genomic window tttaaaaacgaagcatacaggcctgagaagCCTTGTTCCCATTGGACCATTTCTTGCGCAGGGTGATTTCCACCGTGCGTTCCCAAGTTTGCATATCGTTTTACAGCGTGGTCGAAGTAGGTTTACATCACGGAGCTGTTCCCATAGGAGatattttaatatctcctatggaaaaaaaaattaagggaAGTCCCAAgttactcaagataagactagtcttaactctttgtgaaatccgccCATGATAAGTTTACCATGGCTCATCTGCGACCTATTTCGGCTTATCTCGGTCGTTGTAAATTAATAGGGAGGTCAGTTTATCCCATGCCAGGATAGCCCcccattgaatttaattttgttaaatctACTGAAAAGTTGCGGTACCTTAAAAAAAAGTCCAATGGAAAAACGGCTTATTAAAAGTTTTACACCACGGTCGCGGTAAGTTGGCAGGATGGTCAGTTTACCATGCAtccccattggatttaattttgttaattctacagaaaagtcgcggtactttaacaacaaaaaatcctATTGAAACACGGCTTAAAAGTTCCCTTGCCATAATCCTGGATCTGGCAGAAGACTATTTTCTAATCCTCTTTTATTTCAAATACAGGTCATAATCCGTTTTCTTCAGCCAAGGACCAATGCAGAGTGAATCACTGAGAGAGCAGACGATCAAGTCGTTGGATCAACAGTGTTTCCCGCCTCGGTACACACTTGAAGTTGATTATCTCAACGACGAATGCCTTCGCGATGCTTTGGTAACACTAACTGAACAATCCTTACCAAAAGAAGAATGAAAGTAGAAACTTTTGGCGTTTCGAGTTCAGAGATAACCGCAAATTCTTTGACATGATGATTTGAAGAGTGGAGTTGTAGGGAGCGTTTTGAGGAAAGGTTTTTCTTTTAACTTGTGACGTCGTGGGACGCAGTTTAGCGGACTTGCTTTTAGATATCCAACGCCATGATTCAAACTTACAGGAAAAACAGCGGCATGGAGTGCTGTAAAGCCGAGCCAATGTTCCGACGTGTCCGTTATAACTTACTGACCTATCCAGGAGCAGGATGGATAGCGTTTGTGATAACCTTGTTCCTATGGGCTCTCTCCGTTCCCTATCTCAGACAGGCACCCAGTGGCGTTGTACCCGATACCAAGGAAGTTCGGTTGCAGATGCCTCGGGCAGCCGCAGAGAAAGCTTTTAGACGAAACACAGAGACAATGTATGATATCAGATACAACACCAGTGAGTATTCACACTCTTTCCCTGTGGATGACACTTGCTTCTTCACTCGTAAACTCTCAAAGAGCGACATGCCAACAATTCATTCTATATTCTCTAATCCAGCATCTCAGAGCGTTGTCTTTGTAGGAGTACGGTTTCTTAGGGACAATTGGGCAGAAGACAAATTCATTTGCGAGTTCGAGAATGGTGAACGGACACAGAGCGACCCAATCGTGAATGACTACCGGAGCTTCGGTTATTTAGCTCAGTATGTATTTGTCTTAACATGCCCACTGCCGGAGATTTACATTGGCAGAACTAATTTCACCATGAGTTTTTACAAGGTAACATGGCGGCCGAAATGGTACATGTTTGCCTACGCTAACCTGACCGTGTGTCGAGCGGGCAGCTGGCCGCTCACTAAGAAACACTTCTTAAGTGTTTGCACAATGGTCAAGGACATGGATGAATTCTTACCAGATTGGTTGGATTATCATCGCTTTATGGGTGTTGAACACGCTTATATCTACGACAATGCGGTCGAGAAGATGAGTTTGTTACGTGAGACGGTCAAAGAGGATGTAGACAGTGGGTTTGTCACCGTTATCCCATGGTCTCACAGACCGTCTGCAGGGAAGAGTTACTTAGAAGTGCAAATAGCTCATGAGAATGACTGTTTATGGCGTCACAGATACGACACCCATTGGATGATGAAGATTGATGTCGACGAATACGTCCAGCCCATGAACCCAGCCAACCCAAAGATACCTAACTTCTTACGGGATCCGAGACTCAATAAGTTAGGTGCTATAAGACTTCAGAATTGGTTCTTTGGGCGCCCTAATACTTCGGAGGTCCTCGAAGGGTCTATCATGGAGCGAAATCGCTGGCGTCCGTCGGAGCCAACCCTTCAGAACACCGGTAGAGACAAGAATATTCTCCGGCCTATAAACGTGCATTATTTTAAAATCCACGCTATCAAACTTGGAGGTGAGACAAAGTCCATAAACCCTGAAACTGAGATGCGTTTGGTGCACTACCGTGGCGATAACCCAAGGGTCCGCCATTTTGATTTGCCCGAGTTCGATGTTTTGGATGAGAGCATGGTCAACATatggaaacaaatcaaaaaagcAAAGATGGAAACCTCACTGGAAGCTGCATCGGAAACTGACAATGAAATCATCCTTAAATTCATCGAAGATGATGTTAAAAGTCCATgaagcaattattttgaaatagtattcattaattattttcattcattcattcattcattcataattggtttattattttaaaaacaaattcccatggcgaccggaggtcgaattacaggaaaatatacagagattaaaaaataagaaaaaaaacacactatttcacattatttaagaaataattgattaaggagagacaaatatttacaatgtataaaataaattgttctgaaaGTTGCGGGGAAAAAAATCAGCATAGGTCCATAATAATGACAGTGACTTATTATATATAGCGCACGAAATATGTCACTCCGTGATGCTctgtatatttgttttcctgCATGGTATGCGGATGAAATCAAAGTTTCATGAAGCAATATTTTGAAAtagtataattttgttcttcttagaACAAGTTCATTTATAAAAGTCATAATCATGGcctcttatatatatataatccGTCACTTAGTGACGCTCGATTTGGAGCATAAGTATACAATTTGGAGTATGGGACCTAATCCTTTACACAGCACCATGCAGACGCAATACAGGTTCATCAAACTATTATAAACTGTCTTCATGAGTTTAATTAAAGGTCCTTCTTGCgtatgaaatgaaacaaaaccgACGATATTATGATTATTCAAATTCAATCATTTTTGCCGCCAAACTTGTGCACTGTGTCTTGGGAGGGACCAGTATTCACTTATGCACTCCCATACAATTACGTTATCTTTTAACATCAAGTTCATCATtccataaatattttgttaaatttggcTGTGACGTttagtatagacgatgtgaccaatgtttacattcaaaccgccctctgttgacaaaacactgtatacgtcatgtttcgccgggaaAAAGACGCGATGGTATTAAAGAgggcatacactttctagctggctgctaaaacacaaaggttttgcccggcggtatacgcgcgaatcatgttatggttttcgagtgacgtcagaggtcacatcgtctatagtatCCAATTTTACCATTTTTATTA contains:
- the LOC117301365 gene encoding uncharacterized protein LOC117301365, which produces MIQTYRKNSGMECCKAEPMFRRVRYNLLTYPGAGWIAFVITLFLWALSVPYLRQAPSGVVPDTKEVRLQMPRAAAEKAFRRNTETMYDIRYNTSEYSHSFPVDDTCFFTRKLSKSDMPTIHSIFSNPASQSVVFVGVRFLRDNWAEDKFICEFENGERTQSDPIVNDYRSFGYLAQYVFVLTCPLPEIYIGRTNFTMSFYKVTWRPKWYMFAYANLTVCRAGSWPLTKKHFLSVCTMVKDMDEFLPDWLDYHRFMGVEHAYIYDNAVEKMSLLRETVKEDVDSGFVTVIPWSHRPSAGKSYLEVQIAHENDCLWRHRYDTHWMMKIDVDEYVQPMNPANPKIPNFLRDPRLNKLGAIRLQNWFFGRPNTSEVLEGSIMERNRWRPSEPTLQNTGRDKNILRPINVHYFKIHAIKLGGETKSINPETEMRLVHYRGDNPRVRHFDLPEFDVLDESMVNIWKQIKKAKMETSLEAASETDNEIILKFIEDDVKSP